A portion of the Trichomycterus rosablanca isolate fTriRos1 chromosome 17, fTriRos1.hap1, whole genome shotgun sequence genome contains these proteins:
- the zgc:194981 gene encoding cystatin-1, which translates to MTSILRFIFTVVVAHIVSVSSSAQNINPDVVKVANFAIIEHNRMSSYAYALKVVDILSDSAQIVPPLGVKYSIEVRVAPTTCRNNGSVNLEDCSVMANAQMMICNFVVMAVPGENTLPKHLLSQQCA; encoded by the exons ATGACTTCCATCCTGCGCTTTATTTTCACTGTCGTTGTGGCTCATATTGTGTCTGTGAGCAGCTCGGCACAAAACATCAATCCAGACGTAGTCAAAGTAGCCAACTTTGCCATCATTGAACACAATCGCATGAGCAGTTATGCTTATGCACTTAAAGTAGTGGACATCCTATCTGACTCTGCTCAG ATTGTCCCTCCTTTAGGGGTTAAATACTCCATTGAAGTGCGTGTAGCTCCAACCACTTGCAGAAACAATGGAAGTGTGAACCTGGAGGACTGCAGCGTGATGGCTAATGCACAG atgATGATTTGCAACTTTGTGGTAATGGCAGTTCCAGGAGAAAACACACTGCCCAAACACCTTCTGTCACAGCAGTGTGCCTGa